The proteins below come from a single Sorghum bicolor cultivar BTx623 chromosome 4, Sorghum_bicolor_NCBIv3, whole genome shotgun sequence genomic window:
- the LOC8059104 gene encoding uncharacterized protein LOC8059104, protein MATTLSLSSPLFLGAPARARDAISYGVASASISPTTVNVLGKGYTSRVPVREQQRRMAIVSVLGRKKSTAKETVVPDPDYRLPIAILGIASAFAYADNLLAAAPVGLLGLLLLFQTTRVRFVFDNEALEVKVGDQLQESGENVFVGGKNRWKYSTFVNWELWWPQFPILVYFKETQTKPEGQIHFFPVIFNGRQLYDVMVERAGPSKTSGPK, encoded by the exons ATGGCGACCACTCTTTCGTTATCCTCTCCCCTCTTCCTCGGAGCTCCGGCCAGAG CTAGAGATGCAATTTCGTATGGAGTGGCTTCGGCTAGTATATCACCAACCACTGTAAATGTTCTAGGCAAGGGCTACACGAGCAGGGTTCCTGTTCGGGAGCAACAGCGACGAATGGCGATAGTATCTGTG CTTGGAAGGAAGAAGTCAACGGCCAAAGAAACAGTTGTCCCGGACCCTGACTATAGGTTACCAATTGCTATACTTG GGATTGCTAGTGCTTTTGCATATGCAGACAATCTTCTAGCTGCTGCACCTGTAGGACTGCTGGGGCTTCTTCTTTTGTTCCAG ACTACAAGAGTGAGGTTCGTCTTTGATAATGAGGCCCTG GAGGTGAAAGTTGGAGACCAGCTGCAGGAGTCAGGTGAAAATGTGTTTGTCGGCGGCAAGAACCGTTGGAA GTACTCAACGTTTGTAAATTGGGAGCTATGGTGGCCACAGTTTCCTATCTTGGTTTACTTCAAGGAGACCCAGACAAAGCCCGAAGGACAAATCCACTTCTTTCCTGTGATATTC AATGGTCGACAATTATATGATGTAATGGTGGAGCGTGCTGGACCCTCGAAGACGAGTGGCCCTAAATAG